In Gossypium hirsutum isolate 1008001.06 chromosome D06, Gossypium_hirsutum_v2.1, whole genome shotgun sequence, one genomic interval encodes:
- the LOC107910088 gene encoding U-box domain-containing protein 4, which produces MVSLEDSHSNSNRFPLGRNFYTPSSASTTKIHRHVGRSMRTIRSNLYQNDNSSCSFTSSVPERSAFVSENLTESVIDMRLGELAAKSNAKSVTSESENEAFLEISQAFSDFSACSSDISGELQRLASLPSPENSLMNERNNGVQSEPEPEPCHGFLQRENFSTEIIESISPEDLQPTVKICIDGLESPSVAVKRSAAAKLRLLAKNRVDNRALIGESGAIPALIPLLRNSDPWTQEHAVTALLNLSLYEGNKTLIINAGAIKSLVYVLKTGTETSKQNAACALLSLALIEENKTSIGACGAIPPLVSLLMNGSNRGKKDALTTLYKLCSARQNKERAVTAGAVRPLVGMVGEQGTGMSEKAMVVLSSLAGIKEGKEAIVVEGGIAALVEAIEDGSVKGKEFAVLTLLQLCADNIRNRGLLVREGGIPPLVALSQTGSVRAKHKAETLLGYLREPRQDASSSSP; this is translated from the exons ATGGTTTCGCTGGAAGATTCACATTCTAATTCCAACCGCTTTCCTTTGGGTCGTAACTTTTACACCCCCAGTTCAGCTTCCACCACCAAAATCCACCGTCATGTCGGCCGCTCCATGCGTACGATTCGCTCCAATCTTTACCAAAACGACAATAGTAGCTGCTCCTTCACCAGTTCCGTCCCTGAGAGGTCCGCCTTTGTCTCCGAAAATCTCACCGAGTCCGTTATCGACATGCGTCTCGGCGAACTGGCTGCCAAAAGCAACGCTAAATCTGTTACGTCTGAGTCCGAAAACGAGGCCTTTTTGGAGATTTCTCAAGCCTTTAGTGATTTCTCCGCTTGTAGCAGCGATATCTCCGGTGAGTTGCAGCGCCTTGCGAGCTTGCCCTCACCGGAAAACTCTTTGATGAATGAGAGAAATAACGGAGTCCAGTCAGAGCCGGAGCCGGAACCGTGCCATGGCTTTTTGCAGAGGGAGAACTTCTCGACTGAAATTATTGAGAGTATCTCACCAGAGGACCTTCAACCGACGGTCAAGATCTGCATCGACGGCCTCGAATCACCATCCGTTGCGGTGAAGCGATCGGCTGCTGCTAAACTCAGGCTACTGGCGAAGAACCGCGTGGATAACCGTGCGTTAATCGGAGAGTCGGGTGCGATCCCTGCACTGATTCCGCTCTTACGGAACAGCGATCCTTGGACTCAAGAGCACGCGGTGACTGCGTTACTAAATTTGTCTCTTTACGAAGGGAACAAAACCCTAATTATAAATGCCGGAGCTATAAAATCATTAGTGTATGTTCTCAAGACGGGCACTGAAACCTCCAAGCAAAACGCGGCGTGTGCACTTCTGAGCTTAGCTTTGATTGAAGAAAACAAGACTTCAATCGGAGCATGCGGCGCGATCCCGCCGCTGGTATCTCTTCTGATGAACGGATCCAACAGAGGCAAGAAAGATGCACTGACAACTCTTTATAAGCTGTGTTCAGCCAGGCAGAACAAAGAAAGGGCGGTGACTGCGGGCGCGGTTAGGCCTTTGGTGGGGATGGTGGGAGAGCAAGGGACTGGCATGTCAGAGAAGGCGATGGTTGTTCTTAGTAGCTTGGCGGGAATTAAAGAAGGAAAGGAAGCTATTGTGGTAGAAGGTGGGATTGCAGCACTGGTGGAGGCGATTGAAGATGGGTCCGTGAAGGGGAAGGAGTTCGCGGTGTTGACACTGTTGCAGTTGTGTGCTGATAACATTAGAAACCGTGGTTTGCTTGTTAGAGAAGGTGGGATACCTCCTCTTGTGGCGCTTTCTCAGACTGGGAGTGTAAGGGCTAAGCATAAG GCTGAAACACTACTTGGGTATCTGAGAGAACCAAGACAAGATGCTTCATCATCTAGTCCTTAG